One window of the Streptomyces sp. ITFR-21 genome contains the following:
- a CDS encoding IS3 family transposase (programmed frameshift), whose protein sequence is MAPPSKYTPEFREEAVRVALQSSRTISETARELELNPETLRGWVKKYQKQNEPAAGSPLTLDERARLKEQDRRIRELEMENVFLKKCAGVLREGSPVASRYEFIETMRLDTTEYAHPVEFMCERLDVSKSGYYEWRNRPDSATAQRREELKLLIKKAFDMSDSTYGYRRVHAQLVRWGRPAGLELVRLLMRELGLVPCQPEPKRWSLTQAAASDVPDLVSRNFTADAPGEKLVGDITYVKTGEGWLYLATVIDCCTKEVIGYAMDDHYQTPLISQAIRNAARNRKLADGAIFHSDRGSNYMSAEFAATLKRFGLRRSSGRTGVCWDNAMAESFFGALKNERVSRVTYPTREDARQDITRYIELWYNHKRLHSAVGYRPPREVHAEYMEFRIAA, encoded by the exons GTGGCGCCACCCAGTAAGTACACCCCGGAGTTCCGTGAGGAAGCTGTCCGGGTCGCACTCCAGTCCAGTAGGACCATCTCTGAGACGGCCCGCGAGCTCGAATTGAACCCGGAGACGCTCCGGGGCTGGGTGAAGAAGTACCAGAAGCAGAACGAGCCAGCGGCAGGTTCGCCGTTGACGCTAGATGAGCGGGCACGCCTGAAGGAACAGGACCGGCGTATCCGTGAACTGGAGATGGAGAACGTCTTCCTGAAAAAATGCGCGG GCGTACTTCGCGAAGGATCCCCGGTAGCGAGCAGGTACGAGTTCATCGAAACGATGCGGCTCGACACCACGGAGTACGCGCATCCCGTCGAGTTCATGTGTGAACGGCTCGACGTGTCCAAGTCCGGCTACTACGAATGGCGGAACCGCCCGGATTCTGCCACAGCCCAGCGGCGCGAGGAATTGAAACTGCTCATCAAGAAGGCATTCGACATGTCGGACAGCACCTACGGATACCGGCGCGTCCACGCCCAGCTCGTCCGCTGGGGCCGCCCCGCCGGCCTGGAGCTGGTCCGCCTGCTGATGCGTGAGCTGGGTCTGGTGCCCTGCCAGCCCGAGCCGAAGCGGTGGTCGCTCACCCAGGCCGCAGCCAGCGACGTGCCGGACCTTGTCAGCCGGAACTTCACCGCCGACGCGCCCGGCGAAAAACTCGTCGGCGACATAACCTACGTAAAAACCGGAGAAGGATGGCTTTATCTCGCGACCGTCATCGACTGCTGCACGAAGGAAGTCATCGGCTACGCGATGGACGACCACTACCAAACTCCTCTCATATCCCAGGCCATCCGCAACGCGGCGCGGAACAGGAAACTCGCCGACGGTGCAATATTCCACTCCGATCGCGGATCGAACTACATGTCCGCCGAGTTCGCGGCGACGCTGAAACGGTTCGGACTCCGCCGGTCATCCGGACGTACCGGCGTCTGCTGGGATAACGCGATGGCGGAATCATTCTTCGGCGCTCTGAAGAACGAGCGGGTTTCCCGCGTGACGTACCCGACCCGAGAGGACGCCCGACAGGACATCACCCGATACATCGAACTCTGGTACAATCACAAACGCCTCCACTCGGCTGTCGGATACCGCCCACCGCGAGAAGTTCACGCCGAATACATGGAGTTTCGTATAGCCGCGTGA
- a CDS encoding IS1380 family transposase codes for MSKRIGPYPRVHVRDGGGTVVSQAGGVLLAETIRRTGLDTAISAALAPWRRPRAVHDPGKILLDVALAVALGGDCLSDVAMLRAEPGLFGLVASDPTVSRLVDTLAGAGPRALTAIRRARAEVRERVWMLAGADAPNADGQVTVDIDGVLVLAHSDKQDATATWKKTFGHHPLVAFVDHGPAGSGEPVAALLRPGNAGSNTAADHITTTQLALAQLPKRHRRGRSTLVRTDSAGGTHEFLNWLTTRGRWLSYSVGMTITDAIHHAVLQVPGSAWTPAVEPGGQVRDGAWVAELAGDVLKGWPAEIRLIVRKERPHPGAQLRFTDADGMRLTCFATNTTGSPIAALELRHRQRARAEDRIRNARDTGLRNLPLHHTTSNRIWLEIVQLALDLLAWMPMLALTGTARRWEPKKLRLRLFSAAARLVTTGRRHILRLARHWPWTHVITSAFTRLQALPNPG; via the coding sequence GTGAGTAAGCGTATCGGGCCGTATCCGCGTGTCCACGTCCGGGACGGCGGGGGCACGGTGGTCTCGCAGGCCGGTGGGGTGCTGCTGGCGGAAACGATCCGCAGGACGGGGCTGGACACGGCGATATCGGCCGCACTGGCACCGTGGCGCAGGCCCCGGGCCGTGCACGACCCGGGCAAGATCCTGCTGGACGTCGCTCTGGCGGTGGCGCTGGGCGGGGACTGCCTGTCCGATGTGGCGATGCTGCGGGCCGAGCCCGGCCTGTTCGGGCTGGTGGCCTCCGACCCGACCGTCTCCAGGCTGGTGGACACCCTGGCCGGGGCGGGTCCTCGTGCGCTGACCGCGATCCGCCGGGCCAGGGCCGAAGTCCGCGAACGGGTGTGGATGTTGGCCGGTGCCGATGCCCCGAACGCGGACGGGCAGGTGACCGTGGACATCGACGGGGTGCTGGTCCTGGCGCACTCCGACAAACAGGATGCCACCGCGACGTGGAAGAAGACCTTCGGGCATCATCCGCTGGTCGCGTTCGTCGACCACGGCCCGGCCGGGTCCGGGGAACCGGTGGCCGCCCTGCTGCGGCCCGGCAACGCGGGCAGCAACACCGCCGCCGACCACATCACCACCACACAACTGGCCCTGGCCCAACTGCCCAAGCGCCACCGGCGGGGCCGCTCGACCCTGGTCCGCACCGACTCAGCCGGCGGCACCCACGAGTTCCTGAACTGGCTCACCACGCGGGGCCGGTGGCTGTCCTACTCGGTCGGGATGACCATCACCGACGCGATCCACCATGCCGTGCTACAGGTTCCGGGATCGGCCTGGACCCCGGCAGTCGAGCCAGGCGGCCAGGTCCGCGATGGCGCCTGGGTCGCTGAACTGGCCGGGGACGTCCTGAAGGGCTGGCCGGCAGAGATACGGCTGATCGTCCGCAAAGAAAGACCGCACCCCGGTGCCCAGTTGCGGTTCACCGATGCCGACGGCATGCGCCTGACGTGCTTCGCCACCAACACCACCGGCAGCCCGATCGCCGCCCTGGAGCTGCGGCACCGCCAGCGCGCCCGCGCCGAGGACCGCATCCGCAATGCCCGCGACACCGGCCTGCGCAACCTCCCCCTCCACCACACCACGAGCAACCGGATCTGGCTGGAGATCGTCCAGCTCGCCCTGGACCTCCTGGCCTGGATGCCGATGCTCGCCCTGACCGGCACCGCCCGCCGCTGGGAACCCAAAAAGCTCCGCCTGCGACTGTTCTCCGCCGCCGCCCGCCTGGTCACCACCGGCCGCCGACACATCCTCCGCCTGGCCCGCCACTGGCCATGGACCCACGTGATCACCAGCGCCTTCACCCGGCTCCAAGCCCTGCCGAACCCCGGCTGA